The Amycolatopsis jiangsuensis nucleotide sequence CCGGGCGCCTCGGCGACCTGCCAGTCACCGTCGCGGATTTCCTTCGTCTCGGGCAGGAAGTCGAGCCGGCCGGTGGTGCGGGCCTCCTCGCGGCGCTTGCCGCGGGCGACGAGCAGCTCGTCCCGGCGCGCAGCGAAGGCGTCGTGCAGCCCCGCCACGAAGGCGAGGGCTTCCGGCGTCAGGATCTCGTCCCCGCGCTCGACCGATCCGCCGAGGACCTGGGCTTCAGACATGCGAAACACCCCGAGTACTGGTTTGGATAACGTCCCTACGGTTTTTACATCACGGACTATAGTTTCTGCATAGCGGAAGCTCAATCGGGGCTGTGAGGAGGACCACCGGTGGCGGCGGAGAAGAGCGGACGGGATGGCGGCGGCGTGCAGTCCCTGCAGCGCGCGTTCGAGCTGCTGGAACACCTGGCGGACACGGGCGGCGAGGCCAGTCTGTCGGAGCTGGCGACCCTGTCCGGGTTGCCGATGCCGACGATCCACCGGCTGATCCGGACGCTCGTGGACTTGGGGTACGTCCGGCAGAACAGCAACCGGCACTACGCGCTGGGCGCCCGGCTGATCCGGCTGGGCGAGAACGCGAGCACGCAGTTCGGCTCGTGGGCGCGTCCGCTGCTGGCGGAGCTGGTCGAGGAGGTCGGCGAGACGGCGAACCTGGCGGTGCTGGAGCGCGACGAAGTGGTGTACGTGGCGCAGGTGCCGTCGAAGCATTCGATGCGGATGTTCACCGAGGTGGGCCGCCGGCTGCTGCCGCACGGCACCG carries:
- a CDS encoding IclR family transcriptional regulator — translated: MAAEKSGRDGGGVQSLQRAFELLEHLADTGGEASLSELATLSGLPMPTIHRLIRTLVDLGYVRQNSNRHYALGARLIRLGENASTQFGSWARPLLAELVEEVGETANLAVLERDEVVYVAQVPSKHSMRMFTEVGRRLLPHGTGVGKAMLAQLPAADVAALLSRTGMPAYTEHTFADPDALAGELKKIAGQGYALDESEQELGVRCIAVAVPGAPVPAAVSVSGPSGRLTAEAVGHIAPVVQKIADRLAQQLPVS